One Leptolyngbya ohadii IS1 genomic window carries:
- a CDS encoding sensor histidine kinase, protein MEGFTPLKAWRRWFNSTRPRILVWYFLLTSGSSVASILLTHHILDERIRDQSQEYVSRQLQTFQQENPQHMTAGSLSIDQRTRAIFNLFFSQYEPVDSDDYAIALLQGQVYRYSDSFPAQLLAEEAALIQQWGQLTQAQQGSVSTGVGELFYMAQPVVIDGQPQGVLVIVHCAAGVYEVVHGAVLLIIPATLGVMAVAAAIAWATAGRVLAPLQELTQTAHSITESDMMRRIAVEGTGEIAELTMTFNQMLDRLQGAFESQQDFIKDAGHELRTPITVIRGYLETLQYRPDRQEQTIALAIDELDRMTRLVNDLLLLAKAERPDFLVLQREELDWLTEELFLKVRSLAHRQWKLESKGLSPLWIDRQRLTQAILNLVQNAIRHTEEGDTIALGSSIRENHAHFWVTDTGEGIAPEDQTRIFERFARATSRETGDENYGLGLSIVEAIAQAHGGWVELSSRLGQGSTFTIVIPLEANPDQAIHESNSHYRRQPPHYRLSGIRTTGTRLHDHRR, encoded by the coding sequence ATGGAGGGTTTCACTCCGCTTAAAGCATGGCGACGGTGGTTCAACAGCACCCGTCCTCGCATCTTGGTCTGGTATTTTTTACTTACCAGTGGTTCCAGCGTAGCGTCGATTCTGCTGACGCATCACATTCTCGATGAGCGGATTCGCGACCAGTCGCAGGAGTATGTTTCCCGGCAGCTTCAGACGTTCCAGCAGGAAAACCCGCAGCACATGACCGCCGGATCGCTCTCGATCGATCAACGTACCAGGGCAATCTTTAACCTTTTCTTTTCGCAGTACGAACCCGTCGATAGCGATGATTATGCGATCGCCCTATTACAAGGGCAGGTGTATCGATATTCCGACTCATTTCCAGCGCAATTGCTGGCTGAAGAAGCGGCTTTAATCCAGCAGTGGGGACAGTTAACTCAAGCCCAGCAGGGAAGCGTTAGCACCGGGGTTGGAGAACTGTTTTACATGGCACAACCCGTTGTGATTGATGGACAACCGCAGGGCGTTTTAGTGATTGTCCACTGTGCTGCGGGGGTGTATGAAGTTGTGCATGGGGCAGTTCTCCTAATCATTCCTGCAACGCTGGGCGTAATGGCAGTCGCGGCGGCAATTGCTTGGGCAACCGCAGGACGGGTGTTGGCTCCACTGCAAGAATTGACTCAAACCGCCCATTCCATCACCGAGTCTGACATGATGCGCCGCATTGCAGTCGAGGGAACGGGCGAAATTGCCGAACTAACGATGACCTTTAACCAGATGCTCGATCGTCTTCAGGGAGCGTTTGAGAGTCAGCAAGACTTTATTAAAGATGCTGGACATGAACTGCGAACGCCCATTACCGTGATTCGAGGCTATCTCGAAACCTTGCAATATCGTCCAGATCGGCAGGAACAAACGATCGCGCTGGCAATTGACGAACTCGATCGCATGACCCGACTGGTGAATGATCTGCTGCTGCTGGCAAAAGCCGAACGTCCAGATTTTCTCGTCCTGCAACGGGAGGAGTTAGACTGGCTGACCGAAGAACTTTTCCTGAAGGTGCGATCGCTTGCCCATCGACAGTGGAAACTAGAATCCAAAGGGTTGAGTCCACTCTGGATCGATCGGCAACGTCTGACTCAAGCCATCCTGAATCTAGTGCAAAATGCAATTCGCCATACCGAAGAAGGAGATACAATTGCGCTGGGATCTTCGATTCGCGAAAACCATGCCCATTTTTGGGTGACGGATACCGGAGAAGGAATTGCTCCCGAAGACCAGACCCGCATTTTTGAACGCTTTGCCCGCGCCACTTCCCGTGAAACCGGGGACGAAAATTATGGGTTAGGGTTATCCATTGTGGAAGCGATTGCTCAGGCACATGGCGGTTGGGTTGAACTCTCCAGCCGTCTGGGTCAAGGTTCTACGTTTACCATTGTCATCCCCCTTGAAGCGAATCCAGACCAGGCTATTCATGAGTCGAATTCTCATTATCGAAGACAACCTCCGCATTATCGACTTTCTGGAATCCGGACTACAGGCACACGGCTACACGACCATCGCCGTTAA
- a CDS encoding cytochrome b yields the protein MNSAFKQLWSIHWWMAGCYLLLFVGGFGMVRMPEDTVLQDNAYTLHKSFGALTMALLTWRIFWLQRVWWRKYTRRLPKFNGEWIRTFFLHAAIYVFMLAVPLSGFFLSNSYQSGNVPFFWVTTVPDLFPQNAAVVDLARNLHFWIAYTFLAFIVLHTIDQRKYVRSLWRRADQTVKRALPKQS from the coding sequence ATGAACTCTGCTTTCAAGCAGCTATGGTCAATTCACTGGTGGATGGCAGGTTGCTACCTGCTACTCTTTGTAGGAGGCTTTGGCATGGTGCGAATGCCTGAGGATACGGTTCTACAAGACAATGCTTACACACTACACAAATCGTTTGGTGCCCTAACAATGGCACTGTTAACCTGGCGCATTTTCTGGTTGCAGCGGGTTTGGTGGCGTAAGTACACCCGCCGTCTGCCAAAGTTTAACGGAGAGTGGATTCGCACATTTTTCCTGCATGCCGCAATCTATGTGTTCATGCTGGCAGTTCCTCTCAGCGGTTTCTTTTTGTCTAATTCCTATCAAAGCGGTAACGTTCCGTTCTTCTGGGTGACAACCGTCCCCGATCTGTTTCCTCAAAATGCCGCAGTCGTAGATCTGGCACGGAACTTGCATTTCTGGATTGCCTATACGTTTCTGGCGTTTATCGTGCTGCACACGATCGACCAGCGGAAGTACGTCCGATCGCTTTGGCGACGAGCAGATCAAACCGTTAAGAGAGCATTACCTAAGCAATCCTGA
- a CDS encoding amidohydrolase family protein, which yields MQTLIQSVLAFQNTSLESVDVLLDGQQIHTVAPAGTLPTTPDRQIISGQDKLLLPGFVNGHTHSSQVWQRGLIPQLPLELWLADVFDSTPQQLEQFYWGAVSTAIDTVLSGGTCLMDHAYVIPGREIETMDALVRGYRSVGIRAVIAPLIQDMPFAAGFPSGCLLPQGTSPKPAEQQLALMEALIAEFHDPDQGIYIGLGPTGFHRCSDALLQGCAELSDRHQLCYHMHLLETRAQHRVAQERYGMSAVQHLSNLGCLSSRTSLAHGVWISDNDIALLASTGATLVHNPVSNLRLGSGLAPILNCLQAGLNVSFGCDGAASNDAQNLLEAIKLGTILHRISDSDYENWITPEQALAMATVGGAKGVHLSDRIGTIASGMEADLVLYNLNHASMLPRTNPLQLLVLGRPTEVVETVWIRGQKIVNQGQMLTVNPNILNQVLQQRISTPEQKRSAYDNIESHYRKVMLKP from the coding sequence ATGCAAACCCTGATCCAGTCCGTCCTCGCCTTTCAAAATACCAGCCTTGAATCCGTTGATGTGCTTTTGGATGGTCAACAGATTCATACCGTCGCCCCTGCTGGAACTTTGCCCACTACTCCCGATCGCCAGATTATATCGGGGCAGGACAAACTGCTGCTGCCGGGATTTGTGAACGGTCACACGCACTCATCTCAGGTGTGGCAGCGGGGGCTAATTCCCCAATTGCCGCTAGAACTGTGGCTGGCAGACGTCTTCGATTCCACCCCACAACAGCTAGAGCAGTTTTACTGGGGTGCGGTGAGTACGGCGATCGATACGGTGCTGTCCGGCGGCACTTGCCTGATGGATCACGCCTACGTCATTCCCGGTCGAGAGATAGAAACGATGGATGCGCTGGTGCGGGGCTATCGATCGGTTGGCATTCGAGCAGTGATTGCGCCATTAATTCAGGATATGCCTTTTGCAGCGGGCTTTCCGTCGGGCTGTCTGCTGCCTCAGGGCACTTCGCCCAAGCCTGCCGAGCAACAGCTAGCACTCATGGAGGCATTAATTGCCGAATTTCATGACCCGGATCAGGGCATCTATATCGGATTAGGACCCACCGGATTCCACCGCTGCTCCGACGCCTTACTTCAGGGATGCGCGGAACTGAGCGATCGCCATCAGCTTTGCTACCATATGCACCTGCTCGAAACCCGCGCCCAGCATCGGGTGGCACAGGAACGCTATGGCATGAGTGCGGTACAGCATCTCTCTAACCTGGGCTGCCTCAGTTCACGCACGTCTCTCGCGCACGGAGTTTGGATTAGCGACAATGATATTGCGCTCCTGGCATCAACGGGGGCAACTCTAGTCCATAATCCGGTTAGTAATTTGCGGCTGGGAAGCGGTCTGGCTCCCATTCTCAACTGTCTGCAAGCAGGGCTAAACGTGTCCTTTGGCTGCGATGGAGCCGCCAGTAACGATGCTCAAAACCTCCTTGAAGCGATTAAGCTGGGTACGATTTTGCACCGGATTTCCGATAGCGATTATGAAAACTGGATTACGCCCGAACAGGCATTGGCAATGGCGACAGTCGGTGGTGCAAAGGGGGTTCATTTAAGCGATCGCATTGGCACAATTGCCTCTGGAATGGAAGCCGATCTAGTCCTCTACAATCTCAACCATGCCTCAATGCTACCGCGTACAAATCCGCTTCAGCTTTTGGTACTGGGACGACCGACTGAGGTTGTGGAAACGGTGTGGATTCGCGGGCAAAAGATTGTTAACCAGGGTCAAATGCTAACGGTGAATCCAAACATATTGAATCAGGTGCTACAGCAGCGTATTTCTACTCCAGAGCAGAAACGGTCTGCGTATGACAACATTGAATCTCATTATCGCAAGGTAATGTTGAAACCTTAA
- a CDS encoding aromatic ring-hydroxylating dioxygenase subunit alpha — protein MLTTQQPVLRRFWYPVIPIDHLFNGSQSFTLMGQPLVLWLDDNGQPAALADRCCHRSAQLSKGIIKNGCVRCPYHGWEFNTEGSCVAVPQLDAGAAIPKNYRVSAFLCVERYGYVWVCLDENPLQPIPEIAQFADPSFRFIREFYEPWKVSGLRAIENSFDSAHGHFVHANSWGDQSNPAPPPIDEVIETDFGFVMKHWLEVLNPDLQKKNLGIAAEKTIRTNERIWYMPFARTLRIQYPNGLEHLIFTAYTPIDDQHSQVIQFCLRNDTEADAPAADIIAFDRQVTLEDQIIIEGTDYDAPLSPAEEQHMASDRPGIIMRHRLAKLLREHGEVEQRRSDLAQENANRTVKASQSLEKIQTF, from the coding sequence ATGTTGACGACTCAACAGCCCGTACTGCGACGCTTCTGGTATCCTGTTATCCCGATCGATCATTTGTTCAACGGATCGCAATCCTTTACCCTGATGGGTCAACCCCTGGTGCTGTGGCTCGATGATAACGGTCAACCGGCTGCCCTAGCCGATCGCTGCTGTCACCGTTCCGCCCAACTTTCAAAGGGAATCATTAAAAATGGCTGCGTGCGCTGTCCCTATCACGGCTGGGAGTTTAACACCGAGGGAAGCTGTGTCGCCGTGCCCCAGTTGGATGCGGGAGCCGCCATTCCCAAAAACTACCGCGTGTCAGCCTTCCTTTGTGTGGAGCGATATGGCTACGTCTGGGTTTGTCTGGACGAGAACCCGCTACAGCCCATCCCCGAAATTGCCCAGTTTGCTGATCCCAGCTTCCGGTTTATCCGCGAATTTTATGAGCCGTGGAAAGTGAGCGGCTTACGGGCGATCGAGAATTCCTTTGACAGTGCCCACGGACATTTTGTTCATGCCAACTCCTGGGGCGATCAGTCGAATCCCGCACCGCCGCCGATCGACGAAGTGATCGAAACCGACTTTGGCTTTGTGATGAAGCACTGGCTGGAAGTGCTCAACCCCGATCTACAAAAGAAAAACCTGGGCATCGCCGCCGAAAAAACGATCCGCACGAACGAGCGCATCTGGTATATGCCCTTTGCCCGAACGCTCAGAATTCAATACCCCAACGGATTAGAGCATCTCATTTTCACTGCCTACACACCGATCGACGATCAGCACTCGCAGGTGATTCAGTTCTGCCTCCGCAACGATACTGAAGCCGATGCCCCCGCCGCCGATATCATTGCCTTCGATCGCCAGGTAACTCTGGAAGACCAGATTATTATCGAAGGAACCGACTACGACGCACCCCTCAGTCCTGCCGAGGAGCAGCACATGGCAAGCGATCGTCCGGGCATCATTATGCGGCATCGGCTAGCAAAACTGCTGCGCGAACATGGCGAAGTGGAACAGCGACGGTCTGATCTTGCACAGGAAAATGCCAACAGGACAGTAAAGGCATCCCAGAGCTTAGAGAAGATCCAGACTTTCTAA
- a CDS encoding ABC transporter permease, with amino-acid sequence MISLAAQQSNARPNRMRSLLKPTVLAPVTVGLLILAAWELGVRLTHIPIYLLPGPALILQTLAKDWSELFPAWMYTLKIAFTALLGATTSGLLVAILFAQSKWIERSFFPYAVLLQTTPIVAVAPLIIIWLKNNTFAALVVCAWIVAFFPIVSNTVLGLNSTDPLLVNLFQLNRASRWQTLRYLRLPGGLPYFLAGLRISGGLALIGAVVAEFVAGTGGTNSGLAYQILMAGYNLQIPRMFAALLLITVSGIGIFAALSALSTFLLKDWHASAVHHEN; translated from the coding sequence ATGATCTCTCTTGCTGCTCAACAATCAAATGCGCGTCCTAACCGGATGCGATCGCTCCTTAAGCCGACGGTTTTGGCTCCGGTTACGGTTGGTCTGCTCATCCTGGCTGCCTGGGAACTGGGAGTACGGCTCACCCATATACCCATTTATCTGTTGCCTGGACCTGCGCTAATTCTGCAAACCCTGGCGAAAGATTGGTCTGAGCTGTTTCCCGCCTGGATGTACACTCTCAAAATTGCGTTCACGGCACTACTCGGTGCAACGACATCCGGACTGCTGGTTGCCATTCTGTTTGCCCAAAGCAAATGGATCGAGCGCAGCTTCTTTCCCTATGCGGTACTGCTGCAAACCACACCGATCGTCGCAGTGGCTCCCCTGATTATCATCTGGCTCAAAAACAATACCTTTGCGGCTCTGGTCGTTTGTGCCTGGATTGTTGCCTTTTTCCCGATCGTCTCGAACACTGTACTGGGACTCAATAGCACCGATCCGCTGCTGGTGAATTTGTTTCAGCTCAACCGGGCAAGTCGCTGGCAAACCCTGCGCTATTTACGTCTACCGGGTGGATTGCCCTACTTCCTGGCAGGACTGCGAATTAGCGGTGGACTGGCATTAATTGGGGCTGTCGTTGCCGAATTTGTTGCAGGGACAGGCGGCACCAATTCAGGATTGGCGTATCAGATCCTAATGGCAGGCTATAACCTACAAATCCCGCGTATGTTTGCTGCCCTGCTGCTGATTACGGTATCCGGTATTGGCATTTTCGCTGCCCTTTCTGCCCTATCAACTTTTTTGCTGAAAGACTGGCACGCCAGCGCAGTACACCACGAAAACTAG
- a CDS encoding ABC transporter ATP-binding protein codes for MTISPPTEPIVLDRKPMLTLEQVGKTYANGTIALQNFNLTVQPGTITSLVGPSGCGKSTVLRIVSGLGNLSTGQLVWGDDYDLRERQRNRPEHKLAYVFQEAALMPWATALDNVRLPLKLAGVSKRQTMELVSEAIAQVGLEGFERVYPRELSGGMKMRVSLARALVTKPNVLLMDEPFGALDEMTRGKLNQDLLTLQHQRQLTILFVTHSIYEAVYLGHRVVVMASKPGRVVAEIAIESPHPRDPDYRTSAQFNRYCRNVSHALSEAMGESLVLAL; via the coding sequence ATGACTATCTCTCCTCCCACTGAGCCGATCGTCTTGGACCGTAAGCCAATGCTGACGCTAGAGCAGGTCGGCAAAACCTACGCCAATGGCACGATCGCCCTTCAAAACTTTAATCTGACCGTACAGCCAGGAACCATTACCAGTCTTGTCGGACCATCGGGCTGCGGTAAGAGTACCGTGCTGCGAATTGTGTCTGGACTGGGAAACCTCAGCACTGGACAACTCGTTTGGGGTGACGATTATGACCTGCGTGAACGACAACGCAACCGCCCTGAACATAAACTTGCCTACGTTTTTCAGGAAGCGGCGTTGATGCCCTGGGCAACGGCTTTGGACAATGTCAGGCTACCGCTAAAGCTTGCCGGAGTTTCTAAACGACAAACGATGGAGTTGGTGTCAGAGGCGATCGCCCAGGTTGGTCTTGAGGGATTTGAGCGTGTCTACCCCCGTGAACTGTCCGGCGGGATGAAAATGCGCGTCTCGCTTGCCCGTGCCCTAGTGACAAAGCCCAATGTGCTGCTGATGGATGAACCGTTTGGCGCACTGGACGAAATGACACGCGGCAAGCTCAATCAGGATTTGCTAACGCTTCAACACCAGCGACAGCTCACCATTTTGTTTGTCACCCACAGCATTTACGAAGCGGTGTATTTGGGGCATCGTGTGGTTGTCATGGCATCAAAGCCGGGGCGAGTCGTGGCAGAAATTGCGATCGAGAGTCCCCATCCCCGCGACCCAGACTACCGTACCTCAGCGCAGTTTAACCGCTACTGCCGCAATGTTTCCCATGCCTTATCCGAAGCGATGGGCGAATCGCTGGTTCTGGCTCTTTAA
- a CDS encoding ABC transporter substrate-binding protein, with translation MTIPHDFASLQLNRRRFLRYGSLAVGTGMLAACSNTASNTAQNETSDTASAPASASKELDRITLGTSWFAQAEHGGFYQAVANGIYRDHGLDVTIQMGGPQVNGNQLLMGKAIDFKMGYAIDAINAIKEGLPKVTVAAIFQKDPQGLMAHPGVGVDSFEDLKGKRILLSTSAQTTFWPFLKAKYGLDDNQKGVYTFNVGPFVADKNLVQQGYITSEPYAIKQAGGFDPVILLMADHGYPNYTTTIETRSEIVQNNPDLVQRFVDASIKGWYSYLKDPAPGNALIKRDNPEMTDGQLAFGLEKLKQYGIITSGDAETKGIGAMTDDRWKEIFTTMSDLGAFPNSVSYKDAYTLQFVNKGTTAYQS, from the coding sequence ATGACAATTCCTCATGATTTTGCATCGCTCCAGCTCAACCGTCGCCGTTTTTTGCGCTATGGCTCTCTGGCAGTTGGAACCGGAATGCTTGCTGCCTGTTCTAATACCGCTTCTAATACCGCTCAAAATGAAACTTCTGATACTGCCTCTGCCCCAGCCTCAGCTTCCAAAGAATTGGATCGGATTACGCTTGGCACAAGCTGGTTTGCCCAGGCTGAACACGGCGGATTCTATCAGGCAGTTGCCAACGGTATCTACAGAGACCACGGGCTAGATGTGACGATTCAGATGGGTGGTCCTCAAGTCAATGGCAATCAGCTTTTGATGGGAAAGGCGATCGATTTCAAAATGGGCTATGCGATCGACGCAATTAACGCCATCAAAGAAGGCTTGCCCAAAGTCACCGTTGCAGCAATCTTCCAGAAAGACCCGCAGGGATTAATGGCACATCCGGGCGTGGGGGTGGATTCGTTTGAAGACCTGAAGGGCAAGCGGATCTTGCTTTCAACCAGTGCCCAAACCACTTTCTGGCCCTTCCTGAAGGCGAAGTACGGGTTAGACGATAACCAAAAAGGCGTCTATACCTTTAACGTGGGTCCCTTTGTCGCAGACAAGAACCTGGTGCAGCAGGGCTATATTACGTCTGAACCCTATGCGATTAAGCAAGCGGGCGGCTTTGACCCGGTGATTCTGCTGATGGCGGATCACGGCTATCCCAACTACACAACGACGATCGAAACGCGCAGCGAAATTGTGCAGAACAACCCCGATCTCGTTCAGCGGTTTGTCGATGCCTCAATCAAAGGCTGGTACAGCTATCTCAAAGATCCTGCACCGGGTAATGCGCTCATCAAACGAGACAACCCCGAAATGACCGATGGACAGCTTGCCTTTGGGCTGGAAAAGCTGAAGCAATACGGCATTATCACCAGCGGTGACGCAGAAACGAAAGGCATTGGTGCCATGACCGACGATCGCTGGAAAGAAATTTTCACCACCATGTCTGACCTGGGTGCATTCCCCAACTCCGTATCCTACAAAGACGCCTATACCCTCCAATTTGTGAACAAAGGAACCACAGCCTACCAAAGCTAA
- a CDS encoding GntR family transcriptional regulator, protein MAKANQVSGAERKSGSSVDRIYEQIKLMAMNYKFRPGEPLNEVELAASLEVSRTPLREVLNRLVAEGLLDFVPRKGFSCKPLDTKRVFDLYEIRCGLEMMSARLATERATDEEVQDLLQFWQDTAQSFNSLTPLECALCDEQFHERLAQLARNTELLHTLKNINARAHYLRLISMEEESFRRNTCAEHFVILQAICDRNVEAAVRCMSAHVTLRQEQLVEVIKEGVARLYMT, encoded by the coding sequence GTGGCGAAAGCAAATCAGGTATCCGGAGCAGAACGAAAATCGGGCAGCAGTGTCGATCGCATTTATGAGCAAATTAAGCTAATGGCGATGAACTACAAGTTTCGTCCCGGTGAGCCGCTAAACGAAGTTGAGTTAGCTGCCTCGCTAGAAGTGAGCCGAACTCCCCTGCGCGAAGTACTCAATCGTCTGGTGGCAGAGGGACTGCTCGATTTTGTGCCGCGTAAAGGCTTTTCCTGCAAGCCATTAGACACCAAGCGAGTTTTTGATCTCTACGAAATTCGCTGCGGCTTAGAAATGATGAGTGCCCGCCTCGCAACTGAACGGGCAACCGACGAGGAAGTGCAGGATTTGCTGCAATTTTGGCAAGACACCGCCCAATCTTTTAACAGCCTGACCCCCTTAGAATGTGCCCTGTGCGATGAGCAGTTTCATGAACGGCTTGCCCAACTTGCCCGCAACACCGAACTACTACACACCCTGAAAAACATTAACGCCCGCGCCCACTATCTGCGACTCATTTCGATGGAGGAAGAGTCCTTCCGCCGCAACACCTGCGCTGAGCATTTCGTTATTTTGCAGGCAATTTGCGATCGCAATGTAGAAGCTGCGGTTCGGTGTATGTCTGCTCACGTTACCTTGCGTCAGGAACAGCTCGTAGAAGTCATCAAAGAGGGAGTAGCACGTTTGTATATGACGTGA
- a CDS encoding hybrid sensor histidine kinase/response regulator produces the protein MTAEPTFSLSEYQRLPQAAPTDDFYKRLLEVVCNNATLALFIMDERQECVYMNPAAEALTGYRLSETKGRALHDVVHHTRPDGRPYPLCECPIDQAFPKNNREQGEEVFVHKDGHFYPVAFTASPIREGNRTIGTIIEVRDISEQKLVEQAQQEAAQREQLLRQEAEVQRNRLYSLLMQAPALICIQCGPEHVFEFANPSYCQAVGNRELLGKTMREAFPDLEGQGIFDLLDNVFRTEEPFAGTEVEVHFDRRGDGTIEEGFFNFIYQPTYDIHGRIEGIITFAFEVTDQVVARRRAEALAEDLRVEQIALKQSEARFRRLVESNIIGVILADPSGAIIEANDEFLEMIGYSREDLHNGLVRWSNMTPPEYQEQDQRVIQELQNTGRCTPFEKEYIRKDSSRIPVLIGAAVLEGKQAPWVCFVLNLTESKRVEALLRQQTEELAKANRLKDEFLATVSHELRTPLNAILGWSTMLRSKKLDEAMANRALETIERNARVQNQLIEDLLDISRIISGKLRLNVRPVVLVSVIEAAIDSIRPAADAKNIRIQSVLDPDAGPISGDSDRLQQVFWNLLSNAVKFTPKGGRVQIRLERINSHIEVIVSDTGQGIRPDFLPYAFDRLQQADSSTTRVHGGLGLGLAIVRHLVELHGGSVRADSDGEGKGATFTVVLPITIFRPASSDTERVHPTVSDQVPLIQTLQLEGLTVLVVDDEPDARELLAELLQQNGAKVVTAGSAIEALAIVSQSTPGQRPNILVSDIGMPEKDGYTLIQEIRKLAPEQGGKILAIALTAYARTEDRIKALSSGFNSHVPKPVEPAEFITVVANLVNRL, from the coding sequence ATGACAGCTGAGCCAACTTTTTCGTTGAGCGAGTACCAGCGGTTGCCACAAGCAGCCCCCACGGATGACTTTTACAAGCGTCTGTTGGAAGTGGTTTGTAATAACGCCACCCTGGCTCTGTTTATCATGGATGAACGCCAGGAATGCGTTTATATGAATCCAGCAGCAGAAGCTTTGACCGGCTATCGCCTCTCCGAGACAAAGGGACGAGCGCTGCATGATGTAGTTCACCATACGCGCCCAGATGGTCGTCCTTATCCGCTGTGTGAATGCCCGATCGACCAGGCGTTTCCCAAGAACAATCGGGAACAGGGAGAAGAGGTCTTCGTCCACAAAGACGGTCATTTCTATCCGGTTGCTTTTACCGCTAGCCCTATTCGTGAGGGGAATCGCACGATCGGGACGATTATCGAAGTGCGAGACATTTCTGAGCAAAAATTGGTAGAGCAGGCACAACAGGAAGCAGCACAGCGGGAGCAATTGCTACGGCAAGAAGCAGAAGTTCAGCGCAATCGTCTCTACTCTCTGCTGATGCAAGCCCCGGCATTAATTTGTATTCAATGCGGTCCTGAACATGTCTTTGAGTTTGCCAATCCATCTTATTGCCAGGCGGTTGGCAATCGTGAACTGCTTGGAAAAACCATGCGAGAAGCGTTTCCCGACTTGGAAGGGCAAGGCATTTTTGATTTGCTGGATAATGTGTTTAGAACTGAGGAACCTTTTGCGGGAACGGAGGTTGAGGTTCATTTTGATCGTCGAGGGGATGGCACGATCGAGGAAGGGTTTTTCAACTTCATCTACCAACCCACCTACGATATTCATGGACGCATAGAAGGGATCATTACCTTTGCTTTTGAAGTCACTGACCAGGTTGTGGCGCGACGCAGGGCTGAAGCTCTAGCAGAAGATCTGAGAGTTGAGCAAATTGCCTTAAAGCAAAGCGAAGCCCGTTTTCGTCGCTTGGTTGAGTCAAACATTATTGGCGTGATTCTGGCTGATCCGAGTGGGGCTATTATCGAAGCGAATGATGAGTTTCTGGAGATGATCGGCTATAGCCGTGAAGACTTGCACAATGGATTGGTTCGCTGGTCTAATATGACCCCGCCTGAGTATCAGGAGCAGGATCAACGAGTCATCCAGGAACTCCAGAACACGGGGCGCTGCACTCCGTTTGAAAAGGAATACATTCGCAAAGACAGTAGCCGGATACCTGTTCTGATTGGAGCCGCAGTGCTGGAGGGCAAGCAAGCTCCGTGGGTTTGTTTTGTCCTCAACCTGACGGAGAGCAAACGGGTAGAAGCTTTACTGAGACAGCAAACCGAGGAGCTAGCCAAGGCAAATCGCCTCAAGGATGAGTTCTTAGCAACCGTTTCCCACGAGTTACGCACACCGCTGAATGCCATTCTGGGCTGGTCAACGATGCTGCGCTCTAAGAAACTGGATGAAGCAATGGCAAACCGCGCTTTAGAGACGATCGAGCGCAATGCCAGAGTTCAAAATCAGCTGATTGAAGACTTATTGGACATTTCTCGCATTATTTCTGGCAAGCTACGACTCAACGTACGCCCTGTGGTGCTGGTCTCCGTGATTGAGGCAGCAATCGATTCAATTCGCCCTGCCGCAGATGCAAAAAATATCCGCATCCAAAGTGTTTTAGATCCAGACGCTGGACCTATTTCTGGGGATTCGGATCGCCTGCAACAGGTGTTTTGGAACCTGCTATCCAATGCGGTGAAATTTACTCCCAAGGGTGGGCGAGTGCAAATCCGATTGGAGCGGATCAATTCCCACATTGAAGTGATTGTGAGCGATACAGGACAGGGTATTCGTCCTGACTTTTTGCCCTATGCGTTCGATCGCTTACAGCAAGCAGATAGCTCAACGACCCGCGTGCATGGTGGGTTGGGGTTAGGGCTAGCAATCGTTCGACACCTGGTAGAACTGCATGGAGGCAGCGTGCGGGCAGATAGCGATGGGGAAGGGAAGGGAGCAACGTTTACAGTGGTTCTGCCCATTACCATTTTTCGTCCAGCTTCATCAGACACAGAGCGAGTGCATCCGACCGTCAGTGACCAAGTGCCCCTGATTCAGACATTGCAGTTAGAGGGCTTAACTGTATTAGTGGTGGATGATGAACCAGATGCTCGTGAGCTATTAGCTGAGCTGCTCCAGCAAAACGGCGCAAAAGTCGTCACCGCAGGATCGGCAATCGAGGCTTTAGCGATCGTCTCTCAAAGCACTCCTGGGCAACGACCCAATATTCTGGTCAGTGATATTGGGATGCCTGAGAAAGACGGCTATACGCTGATTCAGGAGATTCGGAAGTTGGCTCCAGAACAGGGGGGTAAAATTCTAGCGATCGCGCTGACCGCTTATGCCAGAACGGAAGACCGGATCAAAGCGCTGTCATCAGGCTTTAATTCGCATGTGCCAAAGCCAGTTGAGCCAGCAGAATTTATTACAGTTGTTGCCAATTTGGTCAACCGCTTGTGA